One Dunckerocampus dactyliophorus isolate RoL2022-P2 chromosome 6, RoL_Ddac_1.1, whole genome shotgun sequence genomic window, CAATAAGCAAGGACAACTGTATTGCTAAATAATATCTTATAATAAAGCCTCTTGATATTGAATTAATTTTATCAGCCATATATTATATGTAGAGCAACCAGACCCTTTCCTGTGTTTACTGTGTAAATTACCTTTACCTTTTTTACAAATTTGATTGCAtatctggcgaccagtccaggatgccTCTTTCTCACAGTTAGCTCGGAAGGTTCCAGCGTACGCttgactctaatgaggacaagcagtatagaaaatgtatggaaagATCGGAGTTTGAATCCTTGGGAGGAACCAAATTTGACTTGAAGCGAATTTGCTTTAACAAAAAGCCTGCTCTTGCTTTGACATaagaagtcataacattacctGGGAAAAGATGGCTTGTCACTATTTTCCACCCGCATAATTTATATAAGTCCTTTTCCAGGAGCTTATGTAATGCCACTTCAGAGGAATTACAAGGCAGCCATGGAGTGTACGGTACACTATTGATTTCCAATATACTTTGCCTTGCAGCTGTCCACAGTCCACAGGTTGTTAGCAGCAGAAGCCTCGTTGGTACACAGCTGCGATGAGGATGCGTACACACCTCTACACCGTGCAGCGTATAGCGGCCATGTGGATATGGCCTCTGCATTGCTGTCCGCCGGCTCCAAGGTGAACCCTCGCACTGTCGATGGTTGGACGCCGCTGCACAGCGCATGTCGCTGGGCCCGCGTTCACGTGGCAACCTTGCTCCTGCGTCACGGCGCCAACGTCAACGCGCAGACCAACGGAGGACTCACAGCTCTACACCTGGCAGCCTCCCACGGCGGCTCCTCTAAAACAGACTGGCGCCACACTCTCGAGCTCCTCCTGTCTCAGCGTCACCTGAAGGCAGGACTCCGCAGCAGCAGCGGGGAGAGCGCCTGTGAGCTGTCACGACGGAACAGCCCGTATCATTTCCTGTTTGAGATGGTGGAAGACTGTGCCAGTGTACTTCCTATTTCACAAGTGTaaactcattcattttctactgttTGGGTCAGGCGtgagctggagcccatcccagctgagtttGTCCAAAGAAAAACAGCCTGAGAAGCCACTAAGGAgtgatgaaaaaatatatatactgtatattttttgcatCTTGCCTTTGCATTAGGAATGCAGAGTGATTCAGCCTGGAGGCTAATCAGTGTGTGTCAGGCAGACCACAAGAATATATTAAGTTCTTGTCAAGGATATACAGAAAGTAGTAGTTGTAATGAACATGTCAGTGTAATCAGTTAATGTGTGTATTCGCTCTCTAATGCCTCTGattgttttaaaaagttgtaggAATGTTTAAAGAAGATGACAGCTAAAGCTCAAGCGCTTTGCGTAATGGCATATTTTTGGGGCGGGTTACTTGTTGAAAAGGGTGTTAACTGTGAGACTGGAATGCACTTGCAGATTTGTGACATAATTAAACATTCTGGATGAGGCTACCAGGAGGAGATATCGTGTCCAGCCAtcctcatttacagtatatctaaaTTTATTCAGCAGTGCATGGAGAAGACTGAATGGTGCTGACCCTGGAAAATTACATCAGTCCATTTTCCATACACTTTATCCTGTTCAGGTAGAAGGAGACGCTGTactgcacatgtgtcaaactcaggcccgg contains:
- the ankrd49 gene encoding ankyrin repeat domain-containing protein 49, which produces MDFPDDFNQLELLNTHGHLIPRGASSLWTGSKDEEEEMENEDEARSEEWYLHKEETLKDKPAELILWAAENNRLSTVHRLLAAEASLVHSCDEDAYTPLHRAAYSGHVDMASALLSAGSKVNPRTVDGWTPLHSACRWARVHVATLLLRHGANVNAQTNGGLTALHLAASHGGSSKTDWRHTLELLLSQRHLKAGLRSSSGESACELSRRNSPYHFLFEMVEDCASVLPISQV